Proteins encoded in a region of the Anoxybacillus amylolyticus genome:
- a CDS encoding IS630 family transposase, with the protein MPDNTVIIYEDESHIRDYQALRATWSVKGRQKQIPTYGHHATVSLLGGVNIETGEFLCMETDQCNAQAFLQFLQYTLNQYPDKHVVMVLDNAKIHHAKVLQPFLQEHEEQLTFVFLPPYSPNLNLVERIWGWLKESVIANRFHPSRKELRESIVSFLEYLSEFPEKVLQRIGQVAMSEN; encoded by the coding sequence TTGCCCGACAACACAGTCATCATCTATGAAGATGAAAGTCATATTCGGGACTATCAAGCTCTTCGGGCCACATGGAGTGTCAAAGGGCGCCAAAAACAAATTCCTACGTACGGACACCACGCAACAGTCAGCTTATTAGGCGGTGTGAATATCGAAACGGGTGAATTTCTCTGTATGGAAACGGACCAATGTAATGCACAGGCTTTTCTGCAGTTTCTCCAATACACATTGAACCAATATCCAGATAAACATGTGGTGATGGTCTTGGATAACGCAAAAATTCATCATGCCAAAGTCCTTCAGCCTTTTTTACAGGAGCACGAAGAACAGTTAACTTTTGTATTCTTACCCCCTTATTCGCCGAATTTAAATTTAGTTGAACGAATTTGGGGCTGGCTGAAAGAGAGTGTCATTGCCAATCGGTTTCATCCTAGTCGAAAAGAGTTACGAGAATCGATTGTTTCGTTCTTAGAGTACCTTTCTGAGTTTCCAGAAAAAGTGCTCCAACGCATCGGACAGGTTGCTATGTCGGAAAATTAA
- a CDS encoding DUF4176 domain-containing protein: MRSHRDWLPIGSVVMLKGYESKLMIYGRNQMRNGLEKFDYVACHYPQGNISSNYNVFFNKDQIEKVLFKGFIDEEERILRLQL, from the coding sequence ATGAGGAGTCATCGTGATTGGCTACCTATTGGCTCTGTTGTCATGTTGAAAGGATACGAGTCTAAACTAATGATTTACGGAAGAAATCAAATGAGAAATGGTTTGGAAAAATTCGATTATGTCGCATGCCATTATCCTCAAGGAAACATTTCTTCAAACTATAACGTTTTTTTTAATAAAGACCAAATTGAAAAAGTTTTATTCAAAGGTTTTATCGACGAAGAAGAAAGGATATTGCGCTTGCAACTTTAA
- a CDS encoding IS701 family transposase: MNRLAHHQGIHKFFTTLGLALYFSKPVMKHLVHIVDAMVTKGFSGTLTDLHHGSFHPNHRTTLSHFFTKSPWDEETLLRKLQQWMLHRVERIAKQKNQPIFVSIDDTICQKTKPSSRATCAIQGCDWHYSHTEKKSIWGHSLVWLMVHTMTQAFPFAFRPYDKEAGKSKGKLAIEMLSSLDVSRPVYVLMDSWYPSKALVEACLKKGFHVIAMLKTNRILYPKGIAIQAKQFARYLEPNDTRLVTVGEERYRVYRYEGALNGLDDAVVLLVWKADQPMTPEHLHCVLSTDWELSDEDILRYYAERWSIECFFRQAKDQLKLDGYRVRHHRAVKRYWILVQLAYVYSLFESNSDFSDGLDLLRKRKGHSLVEFIYHAAKQNIPIDTVKKQLHVA; encoded by the coding sequence ATGAATAGATTAGCACATCATCAAGGAATCCACAAGTTTTTCACGACGTTGGGGTTGGCGCTTTATTTCTCGAAACCTGTGATGAAGCATCTCGTTCATATCGTGGATGCGATGGTGACGAAAGGTTTTTCGGGAACGTTGACCGATCTACATCATGGGAGTTTTCATCCGAACCATCGCACGACACTGAGCCATTTTTTCACGAAAAGTCCGTGGGATGAAGAGACATTGCTCCGCAAACTCCAGCAGTGGATGCTTCATCGTGTCGAACGCATCGCCAAACAGAAGAATCAACCCATTTTTGTTTCCATCGATGATACGATTTGCCAAAAAACGAAGCCTTCGTCACGGGCAACATGCGCTATTCAAGGGTGTGATTGGCATTATTCTCACACAGAGAAAAAATCGATTTGGGGGCATTCTCTCGTTTGGCTCATGGTTCATACGATGACTCAAGCGTTTCCGTTTGCTTTTCGCCCCTACGACAAGGAGGCTGGAAAAAGCAAAGGAAAACTCGCGATTGAGATGCTTTCTTCTTTGGATGTGAGTCGTCCTGTTTATGTACTGATGGACTCTTGGTATCCATCGAAAGCACTCGTGGAAGCCTGCTTGAAAAAAGGGTTCCACGTCATCGCGATGCTTAAGACGAACCGGATTCTCTATCCGAAAGGCATCGCCATCCAAGCGAAGCAGTTTGCCCGCTATCTCGAACCGAATGACACCCGCCTCGTCACGGTGGGAGAAGAGCGCTATCGCGTCTATCGTTACGAAGGAGCGCTCAACGGTCTCGATGATGCGGTGGTGCTACTTGTTTGGAAAGCCGATCAACCGATGACACCGGAACATCTTCATTGCGTCTTGAGCACCGATTGGGAGCTAAGCGACGAAGACATCTTGCGCTACTATGCCGAGCGTTGGTCGATCGAATGTTTTTTCCGTCAAGCGAAAGACCAGCTGAAACTCGATGGGTACCGCGTTCGTCATCATCGAGCGGTGAAACGTTACTGGATCTTGGTGCAGCTTGCTTACGTGTACAGCCTATTCGAGTCTAACAGCGATTTTTCGGATGGGCTCGATCTCCTGCGCAAGAGAAAAGGACATAGCCTCGTGGAGTTCATTTACCATGCAGCGAAACAAAATATTCCCATTGATACCGTGAAAAAACAGCTCCACGTGGCATAA
- a CDS encoding AI-2E family transporter: protein MQNEQWRFFIRVTKVLLVVVLVYFIMRVKEFWLPALRVLGTVLTPFVLGAFIAYLLHPVVEYLHAKGWPRALAILLIYVLFFGGIGYGAYKGIPIFLKQLQDMTESLPLLVDTYKGWTDKIHDGTAAWPKQIHQRVETTILEIEALLGLWIAKAVTSVKHVLNSVLVFLLVPFIAFYLLKDIERIKKAAWEWTPKKWRNEGIAFLKDVDKSLGSYVRGQLLVCVLVGSVAALSFWIAGMKYALLLGIIVGATNVIPYFGPIIGAIPAALLAATVSLKMVLIVLAIIFVLQFIEGNVLSPLIVGKSLHMHPLVIMFSLFLGGEIAGVVGMMIAVPLVAIVKVAFLHGKERFRTH from the coding sequence GTGCAAAATGAGCAATGGCGCTTTTTTATTCGCGTGACGAAAGTGTTGCTTGTCGTTGTGTTAGTTTATTTCATTATGAGGGTGAAAGAGTTTTGGCTGCCGGCGTTACGCGTGCTAGGCACCGTGTTAACCCCGTTTGTGCTTGGGGCGTTTATCGCGTATTTGTTGCATCCAGTCGTGGAATATCTCCACGCCAAAGGATGGCCGCGGGCGCTGGCAATTTTACTTATTTACGTTCTTTTTTTCGGCGGAATCGGCTATGGAGCGTACAAAGGCATCCCGATTTTTCTCAAACAGCTGCAAGACATGACAGAAAGTTTGCCGCTGCTTGTCGATACATATAAAGGATGGACAGACAAAATTCATGACGGCACTGCCGCTTGGCCGAAACAGATCCACCAACGCGTCGAAACGACAATTCTCGAAATCGAGGCGCTATTAGGACTATGGATAGCCAAAGCGGTTACAAGCGTCAAACATGTGTTAAATTCCGTTCTCGTGTTTTTACTCGTCCCATTTATCGCTTTTTATTTGTTAAAAGATATCGAACGCATCAAAAAAGCGGCCTGGGAATGGACGCCAAAAAAATGGCGAAATGAGGGGATTGCGTTTTTAAAAGATGTCGATAAGTCGCTTGGCAGCTACGTTCGCGGTCAGCTTCTCGTCTGCGTTTTGGTCGGAAGCGTCGCCGCCCTTTCGTTTTGGATAGCTGGCATGAAGTACGCGCTACTATTAGGGATTATCGTCGGGGCGACGAATGTTATCCCGTATTTCGGACCGATTATTGGCGCTATTCCTGCCGCTTTGTTAGCCGCTACCGTCTCGTTAAAAATGGTGCTCATTGTCCTTGCGATTATTTTTGTTTTGCAATTTATCGAAGGAAACGTCCTTTCTCCGCTCATCGTCGGCAAAAGTTTGCATATGCATCCGCTTGTCATTATGTTTTCCCTTTTTCTTGGCGGGGAAATTGCTGGAGTTGTCGGGATGATGATCGCTGTCCCGCTCGTTGCCATTGTCAAAGTTGCCTTTTTGCACGGAAAAGAACGCTTCCGTACACATTGA
- a CDS encoding helix-turn-helix domain-containing protein translates to MKKKGLQITNDHGWTIERLQEQERRMKNANMAKRMAVIRLIMQGYLGIQVAELLNLHRETVSIYVQKFNQGGMDALLERHYAPGRKPYLSPDEERELRKMLEESTPADEGYGIETSWNTRIIQHVLEEKFSVTMSRGGICDMLHRWGFRYTRPTYTLKRANPQKQKEFQQEIELINCS, encoded by the coding sequence ATGAAGAAAAAAGGATTACAAATTACGAACGATCATGGTTGGACCATCGAACGTCTTCAAGAACAGGAACGCCGAATGAAAAATGCCAACATGGCGAAACGAATGGCAGTGATTCGTCTCATTATGCAAGGCTACTTAGGAATCCAAGTCGCTGAGCTTTTGAACCTCCATCGCGAAACCGTTTCGATTTACGTTCAAAAGTTTAATCAAGGTGGCATGGATGCGCTATTAGAACGCCATTACGCCCCGGGTAGAAAGCCGTACCTGTCTCCAGACGAAGAACGCGAATTAAGAAAGATGTTGGAAGAAAGCACCCCTGCCGATGAAGGATACGGCATCGAGACCAGCTGGAATACACGAATCATTCAACATGTGTTAGAAGAGAAATTTTCTGTCACCATGTCTCGCGGTGGGATTTGCGATATGCTCCACCGATGGGGATTTCGCTATACACGCCCTACGTATACTCTCAAACGGGCGAATCCTCAAAAACAAAAAGAGTTTCAACAAGAAATAGAACTCATAAACTGTAGTTGA
- a CDS encoding YrzQ family protein has product MNRTMTSLVAIGLGVAAYQMARRNGGMNMRNIRKMGRQLMRSFT; this is encoded by the coding sequence ATGAACCGCACGATGACATCGCTCGTCGCCATCGGTTTAGGCGTTGCCGCCTACCAAATGGCTCGCCGCAATGGCGGAATGAACATGCGCAACATACGAAAAATGGGCCGCCAGCTCATGCGCTCATTTACGTAA
- a CDS encoding transposase, which translates to MEREWIMKAPKNPSTQPRLFQVIDMEDLVPPHHILRQINEAVDFSVIHDWVAPLYTEKTGRPAADPERLLRLMLLSYLFDHSERELYEILPMHAGYLWFCGLDFESVLHPDPHHPTLPDRTTLVKTRKRWRQHGIFDRLMTYVVDQCIAAGLVSPDVHAAADGTQVRANASIHSLREIKLAPVETLEDYLARTAREDEQTESPEADRDPDDDPPSPSPQSGERAHAEERGNFRGTTFSNQTHRSVTDPDARLYKKGKGQEAYPRYLVHDVIDVRSRVILSRKASVATGTAERETSLEQLASIRFRHPSITIRTLSADKAYGTTEYLEALFAQGITPLVSLRRKEMEEIPTWKRRAKDPAQEAQRQAKVREVQIRNQARLIQQQGGYRSIQALRTRCEHVFAEGKECHGLDRARSRGLDAMEEQALLTAVVQNLKRLCRFRKKRGGTGSLACAKTEFGAGSPARPPVLWRQMAGRMVSKIRHEGSLCPINSPAF; encoded by the coding sequence ATGGAGCGTGAATGGATCATGAAAGCCCCCAAAAACCCTTCGACCCAGCCTCGGTTGTTTCAAGTCATCGACATGGAGGACCTGGTTCCCCCACATCATATCCTGCGCCAAATCAACGAAGCGGTTGACTTTTCCGTCATTCACGATTGGGTGGCTCCCCTGTACACGGAAAAAACGGGTCGCCCGGCGGCGGATCCGGAACGGCTGCTTCGCCTGATGCTGCTCTCGTATTTGTTTGATCACTCCGAGCGGGAGTTGTATGAGATCCTCCCGATGCATGCCGGATACCTGTGGTTTTGCGGTCTTGACTTTGAATCCGTGCTCCATCCCGACCCGCATCATCCCACGCTTCCGGATCGAACGACGCTCGTGAAAACACGGAAACGCTGGCGTCAACACGGAATCTTTGATCGGCTGATGACCTACGTGGTGGACCAGTGCATCGCGGCGGGGCTGGTCTCTCCGGATGTCCATGCGGCGGCTGATGGCACCCAAGTGCGGGCGAATGCTTCGATCCACAGCTTGCGGGAGATCAAGCTCGCTCCGGTGGAAACGTTGGAAGACTACCTGGCCCGCACCGCTCGGGAAGATGAACAGACCGAGTCCCCGGAGGCTGACCGGGATCCCGATGACGATCCGCCTTCTCCGTCTCCCCAATCAGGAGAGCGCGCCCATGCCGAAGAACGAGGAAACTTCCGTGGAACCACGTTTTCCAATCAAACCCATCGAAGCGTGACGGATCCGGATGCTCGGTTGTACAAGAAAGGCAAAGGGCAGGAAGCGTATCCTCGGTATTTGGTGCACGATGTCATCGATGTCCGGTCACGCGTCATTTTATCTCGAAAAGCGAGCGTGGCCACCGGAACGGCGGAACGGGAGACGAGTTTGGAGCAGCTGGCTTCGATTCGATTCCGCCACCCGTCGATCACGATCCGGACCTTGTCCGCGGACAAAGCATATGGCACCACGGAGTATTTGGAAGCGCTCTTCGCCCAAGGCATTACGCCGCTCGTGTCGCTGCGCCGCAAGGAGATGGAGGAGATTCCAACCTGGAAGCGCCGGGCGAAGGATCCCGCTCAGGAAGCACAACGCCAGGCGAAAGTCCGAGAAGTTCAGATTCGCAACCAAGCGAGGCTCATTCAGCAACAGGGCGGTTATCGATCTATTCAAGCCCTTCGCACGCGTTGTGAGCATGTGTTCGCCGAAGGGAAGGAATGTCATGGGCTGGACCGGGCCCGAAGCCGGGGCCTGGACGCCATGGAAGAACAGGCGCTGTTGACCGCCGTCGTGCAAAATCTGAAGCGATTGTGCCGGTTTCGAAAAAAACGAGGGGGGACCGGCTCTTTGGCGTGCGCAAAAACGGAATTTGGAGCAGGAAGTCCTGCTCGTCCTCCCGTCCTTTGGCGCCAAATGGCGGGGAGAATGGTCTCCAAAATTCGACATGAGGGAAGTCTATGCCCCATTAATTCACCGGCCTTCTAG